A single window of Ostrinia nubilalis chromosome 24, ilOstNubi1.1, whole genome shotgun sequence DNA harbors:
- the LOC135083718 gene encoding uncharacterized protein LOC135083718 produces MENPAIIAQNTKNTSNTGNVIRYRKQVILMLGTVVLSFFLCLLPFKALTLWIIVFPPETIMSLGIDGYYILLYFCRVMLYLNSAINPILYNLMSSKFREGFVKLLKINKLMRCSRNLRENMQRRDTFNTTTSTGFSSSKDHSDSFWRRYSNRASSQKNIINRESKRIKEIDVTAKPLKVSEIINVQNTRRNSMKIIAAMNEVNDNIEVEIHDNHLDNNDEAITEEVDQNNKQIQILNLDVKTNNVYSITLDVNENGEGRNRFVCVPAQDRENKNIFVYDFKSKESFV; encoded by the coding sequence ATGGAAAACCCGGCCATCATCGCCCAGAACACAAAAAACACCAGCAATACTGGCAACGTCATCAGATACAGAAAACAAGTCATCCTAATGCTCGGCACAGTCGTACTATCATTCTTTCTATGTCTACTACCGTTCAAAGCGTTAACGCTGTGGATTATCGTATTCCCCCCTGAGACAATAATGTCATTAGGCATAGATGGTTATTATatacttttgtatttttgtagggTTATGCTGTATTTAAACTCGGCTATCAATCCGATCCTGTACAATTTGATGTCATCCAAATTCAGGGAAGGATTTGTAAAGCTGCTTAAGATAAATAAGTTGATGAGGTGCAGTAGGAATTTAAGGGAGAACATGCAAAGGCGAGACACTTTCAATACGACTACATCTACTGGATTTTCAAGTAGCAAAGACCATTCAGATTCTTTCTGGAGACGCTACAGTAATAGAGCATCGTCCCAGAAGAATATTATCAATAGGGAAAGCAAAAGAATCAAAGAAATTGACGTTACTGCCAAACCGTTAAAAGTAAGCGAAATTATCAACGTCCAGAACACAAGGCGTAATAGTATGAAGATAATAGCAGCAATGAACGAAGTCAACGACAACATTGAAGTGGAAATACATGATAatcatttagataataacgatGAAGCAATAACTGAAGAGGTCGATCAGAACAATAAGCAGATACAAATACTAAATTTAGATGTTAAGACCAATAATGTGTATTCTATAACGTTAGATGTAAACGAGAATGGGGAGGGGAGAAACAGGTTTGTATGTGTGCCGGCGCAGGATAGAgagaacaaaaatatatttgtatacGACTTTAAGAGCAAAGAGAGTTTTGTGTAG